The following proteins come from a genomic window of Dreissena polymorpha isolate Duluth1 chromosome 1, UMN_Dpol_1.0, whole genome shotgun sequence:
- the LOC127850369 gene encoding solute carrier family 13 member 2-like isoform X1, with product MAILRTLWTLRTVLVIVLTPVLLSPLLVYGSKQGAAGFCLLLMAIYWLTEAFPIAITALLPVLLFPVTGIMTGKQVSATYINDSSMLFVGGLIMAVAIEHWNIHKRIALKILMVIGTEPNRLMLGMMLPAWFLSMWTSNIATSAMMMPIADALLHELQKGECELDANEHDNACASDSNGYGACAERELNKADEPFHASNHLSMTESQVNSELGSDSREVTEPCKEKAPSREHLQMAKALTISIAYSASIGGTTTLTGCASNIILKGMADQIFKEKRLDSGLSFGTWLVIGFPVSLIIFIAMFLWLIFYFRGCSCFTKTGKTSGKLRHFIKQEYISLGPIRFPEVMVISLFLLLVVLWVSRDLGGAGGWGNLFKSDYVTDSAAPTLVAALLFLIPANLLDFLKTKGRPVAVKPLLTWRAVNDKVPWGLFLLFGGGFALAQACKVSGLSESIRDALTVFQELPVWLTSFLVALITSMITEVVTNTATCTLVLPIISQLALGIGVNPLYLMIPTAVATSYAFMLPVATPPNAMVYSMGYFSISEMMRCGFILNLVSVLVLTLGVNTWGAQYFRLAHLPAEFITTTTTTTGYVSTMSDF from the exons ATGGCTATCCTGCGGACTCTATGGACCCTACGCACTGTTCTGGTCATAGTGCTGACCCCTGTCCTGCTTTCGCCACTTCTTGTGTACGGCTCAAAG CAAGGCGCAGCGGGGTTCTGTCTTCTCCTTATGGCAATCTACTGGCTCACTGAGGCGTTCCCTATCGCTATCACGGCGCTACTTCCGGTACTGCTGTTTCCAGTCACCGGCATCATGACGGGAAAACAGGTGTCCGCAACGTATATAAAC GACTCTTCTATGCTGTTTGTTGGCGGCCTGATCATGGCGGTGGCTATCGAGCATTGGAACATACACAAGAGGATCGCACTGAAGATACTCATGGTCATTGGTACTGAGCCAAACAG GCTGATGCTGGGGATGATGCTGCCCGCCTGGTTCCTCTCCATGTGGACCAGTAACATAGCAACCAGCGCCATGATGATGCCCATCGCTGACGCCCTGCTTCACGAGTTGCAGAAGGGAGAGTGCGAGCTCGATGCGAATGAACATG ataatgcatgtgcatctgaTTCCAATGGTTATGGCGCATGCGCTGAAAGAGAATTGAATAAAG CGGACGAACCCTTTCACGCCTCAAACCATTTGTCAATGACAGAAAGTCAGGTGAACAGCGAACTTGGTAGTGATTCAAG AGAAGTCACCGAACCGTGCAAAGAAAAAGCGCCTTCTCGGGAGCACCTTCAGATGGCCAAGGCGCTTACAATCAGCATCGCCTACTCCGCCAGCATAGGGGGCACCACCACCCTCACCGGATGTGCCTCCAATATCATCCTCAAAGGCATGGCGGATCA GATATTCAAGGAGAAAAGGTTGGACTCCGGCCTGTCATTCGGCACGTGGCTTGTGATCGGTTTCCCCGTGTCTCTCATCATCTTCATCGCCATGTTCCTCTGGCTCATCTTCTACTTCCGTGGATGCAG CTGCTTTACTAAAACTGGAAAAACGTCCGGAAAACTTCGGCACTTTATCAAACAAGAGTATATATCTCTGGGTCCAATCCG ATTTCCCGAGGTGATGGTGATCTCCCTTTTCCTGCTCCTGGTTGTACTGTGGGTATCACGTGACCTGGGCGGGGCCGGTGGGTGGGGTAACCTCTTCAAATCAGA TTACGTGACGGACTCGGCTGCCCCGACCCTGGTGGCTGCTCTGCTCTTCCTTATACCCGCCAATCTGCTCGACTTCTTAAAAACAA AGGGTCGGCCGGTGGCGGTGAAGCCGCTACTCACGTGGCGTGCAGTGAACGACAAGGTTCCCTGGGGGCTCTTCCTGCTGTTCGGTGGAGGATTCGCACTCGCTCAGGCTTGCAAG GTTTCAGGGTTGTCCGAGTCCATCCGCGACGCGCTGACGGTGTTTCAGGAACTTCCGGTGTGGCTCACCAGCTTCCTGGTGGCTCTGATAACGTCGATGATAACGGAAGTGGTCACCAACACCGCCACGTGCACGCTCGTGCTGCCCATCATATCACAACTG gcGTTGGGCATAGGCGTCAACCCACTCTATCTCATGATACCCACGGCTGTGGCGACGTCATACGCGTTCATGTTGCCAGTAGCAACGCCTCCTAACGCCATGGTCTACTCCATGGGCTATTTCTCTATCAGCGAGATG ATGCGCTGTGGATTCATCCTGAACCTCGTATCAGTCCTGGTTCTCACACTGGGAGTAAACACGTGGGGAGCACAGTACTTCCGGTTGGCACATCTTCCCGCGGAATTcatcacaacaacaacaacaacaaccggATATGTATCGACGATGTCCGACTTTTAA
- the LOC127852048 gene encoding uncharacterized protein LOC127852048 has translation MGMNLIINAAKRETRGPKAASGIYLPPVKGFMDDLTLTAKTHIQARWMLSALEEEATWSRMRFKPRKSRALVIRKGQPTKKFNLTVQGEDIPSTMDSPIKCLGKWYDATLQDGNNIKRIKNQLTEGLKQIDKSGLPGKFKAWLFQNGLLPRLMWPLMLFEMATTVVEGLERTISRHLRKWLGVPPSFSNIGLYGRSNQLQLPLRSLVEEYKVAKARLVMTLKDSREDMVRRAGVETRTGRKWSASQGVAQAESRLRHKDIVGTTAVGTQGLGSAETRSWKKADSRTRREMVQAEVCLAEEEDRGIRAVAMGCQGAWTKWQTTGKKMTWADIWRSEPLRISFLLRSVYDLLPSPANLHRWGKRDNPTCPLCGKIGTLEHTLSSCQTALTQGRYRWRHDKVLQELADIVERERRK, from the coding sequence ATGGGTATGAACCTCATCATCAATGCGGCGAAGAGAGAGACACGTGGTCCAAAAGCAGCATCAGGAATCTACTTACCTCCAGTTAAGGGATTCATGGATGACCTCACTCTGACAGCAAAGACCCACATCCAAGCAAGGTGGATGCTTTCGGCCCTAGAAGAGGAAGCAACTTGGTCCAGAATGAGGTTCAAACCCAGAAAGTCCAGAGCACTTGTTATCAGGAAAGGCCAACCAACCAAGAAATTCAATCTGACAGTGCAAGGTGAGGACATACCATCGACAATGGACAGCCCCATTAAATGCCTTGGGAAGTGGTATGATGCTACACTCCAAGATGGGAACAACATCAAGCGCATCAAGAACCAGCTCACTGAAGGGCTGAAGCAGATTGACAAAAGCGGACTACCTGGCAAATTCAAGGCCTGGTTATTCCAGAATGGACTTCTCCCACGACTGATGTGGCCACTGATGCTTTTTGAGATGGCAACAACAGTGGTGGAAGGACTGGAGAGAACCATTAGTAGGCATTTGCGAAAGTGGCTTGGCGTACCACCCAGCTTCAGCAACATTGGACTCTATGGACGATCAAATCAACTACAGCTCCCATTGAGATCGTTGGTGGAGGAGTACAAGGTGGCAAAGGCCAGACTTGTCATGACGCTGAAGGATTCAAGGGAAGACATGGTCCGAAGAGCAGGTGTTGAGACCAGGACGGGAAGAAAGTGGTCCGCTAGCCAGGGTGTAGCGCAAGCCGAGAGCCGCCTGCGACACAAAGACATTGTGGGAACAACGGCAGTGGGAACACAAGGTCTGGGCTCTGCGGAGACGAGGAGTTGGAAGAAGGCGGACAGTAGGACAAGGAGGGAGATGGTCCAGGCAGAGGTATGTCTGGCCGAAGAAGAAGATCGAGGCATAAGGGCAGTGGCAATGGGGTGCCAGGGTGCTTGGACAAAGTGGCAGACTACAGGAAAGAAGATGACATGGGCGGATATCTGGCGTAGCGAACCTCTGCGCATCAGTTTCCTGCTCAGGTCAGTCTACGACCTGCTACCTTCTCCAGCAAACCTGCACAGATGGGGAAAACGTGACAACCCAACCTGCCCACTTTGCGGAAAGATAGGCACGCTAGAACATACACTATCATCTTGCCAGACAGCCCTTACACAAGGAAGatacaggtggagacacgacaaGGTCCTCCAAGAACTGGCAGACATAGTGGAAAGGGAGAGGCGAAAGTAG
- the LOC127850379 gene encoding uncharacterized protein LOC127850379 — protein sequence MFLTYVHFTVLLCVLHYRYVHMFSVVERALELQPVDILPEPLPVVPPRTVAPPLSVPRDNGTTPQSSISGSQDVLDLAFIMDTTGSMSSYIHTARENIRRVVDETVQSSKTDIRFALVEYRDHPPQDSTFVVRTHDFTSSVLDMKSWLDRAEANGGGDTPEAVADALNATTGLSWRKNVVKVAVLISDAPPHGLEPDIDNTFKQGGPNGLDPIAIAHEIAKLGVTMYAVGCEPDITPYKDLFMAIAHITGGQYIPLNSPRKLIDAIIGGAKEELSLQQFATDVRQEVKKVIEAGGQVDEKQIANNVYQKLHSANVETTQLLLNDQPLEGPTGGAIEIAATRNMSEARKVFTKGAPTVRSFATVMSEPVYFGRAMVMPSLVSDGSAMMAEGEAMLPIAALSASAGVGSASWEPEVYTAAKKAISIEQVNRLVKKETAKLAR from the coding sequence ATGTTTTTGACTTACGTACATTTCACGGTACTCTTGTGTGTGTTACACTACCGGTATGTGCACATGTTCAGCGTAGTGGAAAGGGCGCTTGAGCTCCAACCAGTAGATATACTGCCGGAACCCTTACCTGTCGTGCCACCGCGCACCGTCGCTCCTCCACTTTCTGTTCCTCGGGACAACGGAACGACGCCGCAGAGCTCGATTTCCGGGTCTCAAGACGTTCTTGATCTGGCGTTCATAATGGACACAACGGGCAGTATGTCTAGCTACATCCACACCGCTCGCGAAAATATCAGGCGAGTGGTCGACGAGACTGTCCAGAGCTCGAAAACGGATATCCGGTTCGCTCTCGTTGAGTACCGAGACCATCCGCCTCAAGATTCAACATTTGTTGTACGGACGCATGACTTTACGTCGTCGGTTTTGGACATGAAATCCTGGTTGGATCGCGCGGAAGCGAATGGTGGCGGCGATACACCAGAAGCTGTCGCAGACGCTCTCAATGCCACTACAGGGCTTTCTTGGAGAAAGAATGTCGTTAAAGTAGCGGTTCTCATATCCGACGCGCCTCCACACGGACTTGAACCCGACATCGATAATACTTTCAAACAAGGTGGACCAAACGGTCTGGATCCAATTGCAATAGCGCACGAAATCGCAAAACTAGGCGTGACCATGTACGCGGTGGGTTGCGAACCGGATATAACGCCGTACAAGGATCTTTTCATGGCAATAGCGCACATAACGGGCGGCCAATACATACCATTGAATAGCCCGCGGAAACTGATAGACGCTATCATCGGCGGGGCGAAAGAAGAGCTGTCCCTACAGCAGTTCGCTACTGACGTTCGTCAGGAAGTTAAAAAAGTCATTGAAGCTGGCGGCCAAGTCGACGAGAAACAGATTGCCAATAATGTGTATCAGAAGTTACATAGTGCAAACGTTGAGACGACACAACTGTTGCTGAATGATCAGCCTCTGGAAGGGCCAACAGGTGGAGCAATTGAAATAGCCGCTACGCGGAACATGTCAGAAGCGAGAAAAGTGTTCACAAAAGGCGCACCTACTGTTAGGTCATTTGCAACGGTAATGAGTGAACCGGTATATTTTGGCCGTGCCATGGTGATGCCCTCGCTCGTATCAGACGGGTCAGCAATGATGGCTGAGGGCGAGGCAATGCTTCCGATAGCGGCACTATCAGCGTCGGCAGGTGTGGGAAGCGCCTCTTGGGAGCCGGAAGTGTACACGGCCGCGAAGAAAGCGATCAGTATCGAGCAGGTTAACAGACTCGTGAAGAAAGAAACGGCGAAATTGGCGCGTTGA
- the LOC127850369 gene encoding solute carrier family 13 member 2-like isoform X2: MAILRTLWTLRTVLVIVLTPVLLSPLLVYGSKQGAAGFCLLLMAIYWLTEAFPIAITALLPVLLFPVTGIMTGKQVSATYINDSSMLFVGGLIMAVAIEHWNIHKRIALKILMVIGTEPNRLMLGMMLPAWFLSMWTSNIATSAMMMPIADALLHELQKGECELDANEHADEPFHASNHLSMTESQVNSELGSDSREVTEPCKEKAPSREHLQMAKALTISIAYSASIGGTTTLTGCASNIILKGMADQIFKEKRLDSGLSFGTWLVIGFPVSLIIFIAMFLWLIFYFRGCSCFTKTGKTSGKLRHFIKQEYISLGPIRFPEVMVISLFLLLVVLWVSRDLGGAGGWGNLFKSDYVTDSAAPTLVAALLFLIPANLLDFLKTKGRPVAVKPLLTWRAVNDKVPWGLFLLFGGGFALAQACKVSGLSESIRDALTVFQELPVWLTSFLVALITSMITEVVTNTATCTLVLPIISQLALGIGVNPLYLMIPTAVATSYAFMLPVATPPNAMVYSMGYFSISEMMRCGFILNLVSVLVLTLGVNTWGAQYFRLAHLPAEFITTTTTTTGYVSTMSDF; this comes from the exons ATGGCTATCCTGCGGACTCTATGGACCCTACGCACTGTTCTGGTCATAGTGCTGACCCCTGTCCTGCTTTCGCCACTTCTTGTGTACGGCTCAAAG CAAGGCGCAGCGGGGTTCTGTCTTCTCCTTATGGCAATCTACTGGCTCACTGAGGCGTTCCCTATCGCTATCACGGCGCTACTTCCGGTACTGCTGTTTCCAGTCACCGGCATCATGACGGGAAAACAGGTGTCCGCAACGTATATAAAC GACTCTTCTATGCTGTTTGTTGGCGGCCTGATCATGGCGGTGGCTATCGAGCATTGGAACATACACAAGAGGATCGCACTGAAGATACTCATGGTCATTGGTACTGAGCCAAACAG GCTGATGCTGGGGATGATGCTGCCCGCCTGGTTCCTCTCCATGTGGACCAGTAACATAGCAACCAGCGCCATGATGATGCCCATCGCTGACGCCCTGCTTCACGAGTTGCAGAAGGGAGAGTGCGAGCTCGATGCGAATGAACATG CGGACGAACCCTTTCACGCCTCAAACCATTTGTCAATGACAGAAAGTCAGGTGAACAGCGAACTTGGTAGTGATTCAAG AGAAGTCACCGAACCGTGCAAAGAAAAAGCGCCTTCTCGGGAGCACCTTCAGATGGCCAAGGCGCTTACAATCAGCATCGCCTACTCCGCCAGCATAGGGGGCACCACCACCCTCACCGGATGTGCCTCCAATATCATCCTCAAAGGCATGGCGGATCA GATATTCAAGGAGAAAAGGTTGGACTCCGGCCTGTCATTCGGCACGTGGCTTGTGATCGGTTTCCCCGTGTCTCTCATCATCTTCATCGCCATGTTCCTCTGGCTCATCTTCTACTTCCGTGGATGCAG CTGCTTTACTAAAACTGGAAAAACGTCCGGAAAACTTCGGCACTTTATCAAACAAGAGTATATATCTCTGGGTCCAATCCG ATTTCCCGAGGTGATGGTGATCTCCCTTTTCCTGCTCCTGGTTGTACTGTGGGTATCACGTGACCTGGGCGGGGCCGGTGGGTGGGGTAACCTCTTCAAATCAGA TTACGTGACGGACTCGGCTGCCCCGACCCTGGTGGCTGCTCTGCTCTTCCTTATACCCGCCAATCTGCTCGACTTCTTAAAAACAA AGGGTCGGCCGGTGGCGGTGAAGCCGCTACTCACGTGGCGTGCAGTGAACGACAAGGTTCCCTGGGGGCTCTTCCTGCTGTTCGGTGGAGGATTCGCACTCGCTCAGGCTTGCAAG GTTTCAGGGTTGTCCGAGTCCATCCGCGACGCGCTGACGGTGTTTCAGGAACTTCCGGTGTGGCTCACCAGCTTCCTGGTGGCTCTGATAACGTCGATGATAACGGAAGTGGTCACCAACACCGCCACGTGCACGCTCGTGCTGCCCATCATATCACAACTG gcGTTGGGCATAGGCGTCAACCCACTCTATCTCATGATACCCACGGCTGTGGCGACGTCATACGCGTTCATGTTGCCAGTAGCAACGCCTCCTAACGCCATGGTCTACTCCATGGGCTATTTCTCTATCAGCGAGATG ATGCGCTGTGGATTCATCCTGAACCTCGTATCAGTCCTGGTTCTCACACTGGGAGTAAACACGTGGGGAGCACAGTACTTCCGGTTGGCACATCTTCCCGCGGAATTcatcacaacaacaacaacaacaaccggATATGTATCGACGATGTCCGACTTTTAA